The following are encoded together in the Clostridium sp. BJN0013 genome:
- a CDS encoding shikimate dehydrogenase: MTQKITGHTELIGLIAYPIRHSSSPEMHNEAFQKLGLDYAYLAFEVGNEDLEDTIKGFRAMKVRGSNVSMPNKTVVHKYLDKLSEAAELCGAVNTIVNDNNVLTGHITDGIGYMKSLEDAGIDVIGKKITVAGAGGAATAIEIQAALDGVAEISIFNRKDKFFERGKKTIRDINKRTKCKATLYDLEDLDKLKEEIADSCLFANATGVGMKPLEGQTYIPDTSFFRPDLIVTDTVYEPRETELLKMAKKVGCRTMNGLGMMLFQGAAAFKL, translated from the coding sequence ATGACTCAAAAAATTACAGGACATACAGAACTTATAGGATTAATTGCATATCCAATCAGGCATTCAAGTTCACCGGAGATGCATAATGAGGCATTTCAAAAATTAGGTTTGGATTATGCTTATCTTGCTTTTGAGGTTGGTAATGAGGACTTAGAAGACACTATAAAGGGATTTAGAGCAATGAAAGTACGTGGTTCTAATGTATCAATGCCCAATAAAACTGTGGTGCACAAATATCTTGATAAGTTATCAGAGGCTGCAGAACTTTGTGGAGCAGTTAATACAATTGTAAACGATAATAATGTGTTAACTGGACATATTACAGATGGAATTGGATATATGAAATCATTAGAAGATGCAGGAATTGATGTAATAGGTAAGAAAATCACAGTTGCAGGAGCAGGTGGCGCAGCTACAGCAATTGAAATACAGGCTGCTTTGGACGGTGTGGCTGAAATATCAATATTCAATCGGAAAGATAAATTTTTCGAAAGAGGTAAAAAAACGATAAGGGATATTAATAAAAGAACTAAATGTAAAGCAACTTTATATGATTTAGAAGATTTGGATAAATTAAAGGAAGAAATTGCAGATAGCTGTTTATTTGCAAATGCAACTGGAGTTGGAATGAAACCTTTAGAAGGACAAACATATATTCCTGATACAAGCTTTTTTAGGCCTGATTTAATTGTAACAGATACAGTTTATGAACCAAGAGAAACAGAATTATTAAAAATGGCTAAAAAAGTTGGATGTAGAACTATGAACGGTTTGGGTATGATGTTATTCCAGGGAGCTGCTGCTTTTAAATTATAG